The following proteins come from a genomic window of Sorghum bicolor cultivar BTx623 chromosome 3, Sorghum_bicolor_NCBIv3, whole genome shotgun sequence:
- the LOC110433924 gene encoding NAC domain-containing protein 48, translating to MSGGGQDLQLPPGFRFHPTDEELVMHYLCRRCAGLPIAVPIIAEIDLYKFDPWQLPRMALYGEKEWYFFSPRDRKYPNGSRPNRAAGSGYWKATGADKPVGTPKPLAIKKALVFYAGKAPKGEKTNWIMHEYRLADVDRSARKKNSLRLDDWVLCRIYNKKGGLEKPSAVAGGDHKPMFAAAAVSSPPEQKPFVAAPGGLPPFPDLAAYYDRPSDSMPRLHADSSCSEQVLSPEQLACDREVQSQPKISEWERTFASDPVNPAGSMLDPVVGGHAGDPLLQDILMYWGKPF from the exons ATGAGCGGCGGCGGTCAGGATCTGCAGCTGCCGCCGGGGTTCCGGTTCCACCCGACGGACGAGGAGCTGGTGATGCACTACCTCTGCCGCCGCTGCGCCGGCCTGCCCATCGCCgtccccatcatcgccgagatcGACCTCTACAAGTTCGACCCATGGCAGCTCCCCA GGATGGCGCTGTACGGCGAGAAGGAGTGGTACTTCTTCTCCCCGCGGGACCGCAAGTACCCGAACGGGTCGAGGCCGAACCGCGCCGCCGGGTCCGGCTACTGGAAGGCCACCGGCGCCGACAAGCCCGTGGGCACGCCCAAGCCGCTCGCCATCAAGAAGGCGCTCGTCTTCTACGCCGGCAAGGCGCCCAAGGGCGAGAAGACCAACTGGATCATGCACGAGTACCGCCTCGCCGACGTCGACCGCTCCGCCCGCAAGAAGAACAGCCTCAGG TTGGATGACTGGGTCCTGTGCCGCATCTACAACAAGAAGGGCGGGCTGGAGAAGCCGTCGGCGGTCGCCGGCGGCGACCACAAGCCGATGTTCGCAGCGGCCGCGGTGAGCTCCCCACCGGAGCAGAAGCCGTTCGTGGCGGCGCCGGGCGGGCTTCCCCCATTCCCGGACCTGGCGGCGTACTACGACCGGCCGTCGGACTCGATGCCGCGGCTGCACGCGGACTCCAGCTGCTCGGAGCAGGTGCTGTCGCCGGAGCAGCTGGCGTGCGACCGGGAGGTGCAGAGCCAGCCCAAGATCAGCGAGTGGGAGCGCACCTTCGCCTCCGACCCCGTCAACCCCGCCGGCTCCATGCTCGACCCCGTCGTCGGTGGCCACGCCGGCGACCCGCTGCTGCAGGACATCCTCATGTACTGGGGCAAGCCGTTctag